From Candidatus Thermokryptus mobilis, the proteins below share one genomic window:
- a CDS encoding DNA polymerase III subunit, with protein sequence MAWSNVIGQDRVKQILINAILSERIPNAYLFYGPEGVGKDAMAIEFAKALNCERKKGEACDECKTCKGISEFSHPNIKLIFKLPLGRNETKDDPPLEKLDEDEIKIIQEQVKLKSQNPYHKISIPRANSIKINSIREIKVEISHSSFIPGWRVIIVSEADAMTEQAANAFLKTLEEPTPKTVIILTTSNKDQLPQTIISRCQLVRFSYLSDEEIATALIERYDLNPTRARLIARLSNGSFGKAVELLDVSIKDKRIKPIDFLATVASGKIVKMLIEIEKIVTDYERDEVKNFLNIILTWFRDALFVKFGMEDRVINVDMLDRLKKFIENFGEIDYQRAISLVEKAITQVERNVQMNLILINLSIGLYELFKTAYNKLKQKSTLQWTEK encoded by the coding sequence ATGGCTTGGTCAAATGTCATAGGTCAAGATAGAGTTAAGCAAATTTTAATCAACGCAATTTTGAGTGAAAGAATACCAAACGCTTACTTGTTTTATGGTCCCGAAGGGGTAGGTAAAGATGCAATGGCGATAGAATTCGCTAAGGCGTTGAACTGCGAAAGGAAAAAAGGTGAAGCTTGTGACGAGTGCAAAACTTGTAAAGGTATATCGGAGTTCTCCCACCCGAATATAAAGTTGATCTTCAAATTACCGCTTGGTAGAAACGAGACCAAAGACGACCCCCCACTTGAAAAGCTTGACGAGGACGAAATAAAAATCATACAAGAGCAAGTAAAATTAAAGTCGCAAAACCCATATCATAAAATTTCCATACCCAGAGCCAACAGCATAAAGATAAACAGCATAAGAGAGATAAAGGTTGAAATCTCGCACAGCAGTTTCATACCAGGATGGCGTGTGATAATTGTTTCGGAAGCGGATGCTATGACAGAACAAGCAGCAAATGCATTCCTAAAGACGCTTGAAGAGCCAACACCAAAGACAGTTATAATTCTCACAACATCAAATAAAGACCAACTTCCCCAAACGATAATTTCACGCTGTCAACTTGTAAGATTTTCATATCTTTCAGATGAAGAGATAGCCACAGCATTGATAGAAAGATACGATTTGAATCCGACAAGAGCTCGTCTTATCGCTCGCCTTTCTAATGGGAGCTTCGGGAAAGCAGTTGAACTCCTTGATGTATCCATAAAAGATAAAAGGATAAAACCGATTGATTTCCTCGCAACGGTTGCAAGTGGTAAAATTGTCAAAATGCTGATTGAGATTGAAAAAATCGTCACCGATTATGAAAGGGATGAAGTTAAAAACTTTTTGAACATAATTTTGACTTGGTTTAGAGATGCCCTCTTCGTAAAGTTTGGAATGGAAGACAGGGTTATAAATGTGGATATGCTTGATCGTTTAAAAAAGTTCATTGAAAATTTCGGCGAAATTGATTATCAAAGGGCGATATCCCTCGTTGAAAAAGCGATAACGCAGGTTGAAAGAAATGTGCAGATGAATTTAATCTTGATAAACCTTTCAATAGGACTTTATGAACTTTTTAAAACGGCTTACAACAAATTAAAACAAAAAAGCACACTGCAATGGACAGAAAAATAG
- a CDS encoding DUF2795 domain-containing protein, which produces MLWTPELASYLEGAPWPATKQELIEYAKRIGAPPEVIQNLEELEDSDEEYNGIEDIWPDYSPEDEDDYLFGEEDEY; this is translated from the coding sequence ATGCTTTGGACACCTGAACTTGCTTCCTATCTTGAAGGAGCCCCATGGCCTGCAACAAAACAGGAATTGATTGAATACGCTAAAAGAATTGGCGCTCCACCAGAAGTCATACAAAACCTTGAAGAACTTGAGGACTCTGACGAAGAATACAATGGAATTGAAGATATCTGGCCTGATTATTCTCCCGAAGACGAAGACGATTACCTATTCGGTGAAGAGGATGAATACTGA
- a CDS encoding M23 family metallopeptidase, protein MGKKIFYLDTENLNFNEVKNLNLKIFIAIVFVILISLGFLFALNHLTGDILGFGKIRAEKLEKENSILKEQLKVLKEKFHQIESIVAKLLEQDRELRLAVDLKPIDEDIKKVAIGGVEEKYEFNLSDDEAEKLLSESFAKLSKLEREVRLQQKSYEEIYKQYKLNQEKFKHIPAIMPLKGGLTSGFGYRKHPILGIWAMHEGVDLVVDVGTPVYATGDGIVSYVGYRGRYGLLIEIDHGFGYVTLYAHLSKAFVREGQKVKRGEKIGLSGASGLVTAPHLHYEVLKDGIPQNPLNYFFEDIDPAKYTELVQESNKKSN, encoded by the coding sequence ATGGGAAAAAAGATTTTCTACCTTGACACTGAAAATTTAAACTTTAACGAGGTCAAAAATTTAAACTTAAAAATTTTCATCGCCATTGTTTTTGTAATTTTAATCAGTTTGGGTTTCCTCTTCGCTTTAAATCATTTGACTGGAGATATTCTCGGCTTCGGCAAAATCAGAGCTGAAAAACTTGAAAAGGAAAACTCAATCTTAAAAGAGCAATTAAAAGTTTTAAAGGAAAAATTCCATCAAATTGAAAGCATTGTAGCAAAACTCCTTGAACAAGATAGAGAACTCCGACTCGCGGTTGATTTAAAACCAATTGATGAAGACATAAAAAAGGTCGCAATCGGTGGTGTTGAAGAAAAATATGAGTTTAATTTATCAGATGACGAAGCCGAGAAACTTCTTTCCGAGTCGTTTGCCAAATTAAGCAAACTTGAGCGTGAAGTGAGATTACAACAAAAAAGCTATGAGGAAATTTACAAGCAATATAAACTGAACCAAGAAAAGTTCAAACACATACCAGCGATAATGCCTTTGAAAGGGGGTTTGACATCAGGGTTTGGGTATCGCAAGCATCCAATTCTCGGAATTTGGGCTATGCACGAAGGCGTTGACCTTGTCGTTGATGTTGGAACACCAGTTTATGCCACAGGCGATGGCATTGTAAGCTATGTCGGTTACAGAGGAAGATATGGACTCTTGATAGAAATTGACCATGGCTTTGGCTATGTAACATTATACGCTCACCTTTCAAAAGCGTTCGTCAGAGAAGGTCAAAAGGTCAAAAGAGGAGAAAAGATCGGTTTAAGCGGTGCCTCCGGGCTTGTCACAGCCCCACACTTACACTACGAAGTTTTAAAGGATGGTATACCTCAAAATCCGTTAAATTATTTCTTTGAGGACATTGACCCAGCTAAATACACCGAACTAGTTCAGGAATCAAACAAAAAATCAAATTAA
- a CDS encoding BamA/OMP85 family outer membrane protein, whose protein sequence is MKGIILVLLISASLITKAQELNFELKEINFKGNKTLSSKELKSVIISRESPGKFWQFLYKISERLGDKPSYIEKIKIASDVVNLQNYYQDNGFFDVKIDTSVVYDHTKKTASLTFIINEGQPYNVENVEIFGLNSIPDSVREIVLNLKFLKPGNRFRRIDVEAEIQRILNLLYDNGYPDAYVDRTRVRVLIDSTRKTTSISIPFYPNARLVIKNIKILFEDTTRLKVSENIVRREVEFKTGEFYNRSLILKTETNISQTGLFENVRINIDKINQTDSLNHCDVIISVAPFNKHDISPAIYFSDERNAFNVGVSLDYRNRNFLGGGRHFASSVRFQIQSLNLKKIPNLADTTSVGLVETDLRLEQPYLLGRKMPGQLGLSMTLDKQKRYVLNIVRNRLRFAYRAIDYSAYFDWDIESVNIKFQSQVDSTLAKLYPRQINSILSLTFQLDKVDDLLYPRSGHSYLVSVEEGGLLPFLFAQAGLKVQPFAQYYKLTFFYRRFFSLNNSVFGFKFKLGFANEYFLKSTKELELSSIPINRRFFAGGSASVRGWRIRELGTVSNPSLGGKILIEANFENRTIVWRNLGFVLFLDTGNLWDEPRDIKLKYLAVAGGFGIRYLTFFGGLRFDFGFKVYDPGAENKFIFNKTGLQILKDMIFHIGVGQTF, encoded by the coding sequence ATGAAAGGGATAATACTTGTTCTTTTAATTTCCGCCTCACTTATAACGAAAGCGCAGGAATTAAATTTTGAACTCAAAGAAATCAATTTCAAAGGGAACAAAACCCTTTCCTCAAAAGAATTAAAATCCGTAATCATCTCAAGGGAGAGCCCGGGGAAATTTTGGCAATTCCTTTATAAAATCAGCGAACGCCTCGGCGATAAACCATCCTACATTGAAAAAATTAAAATCGCAAGCGATGTCGTTAACCTGCAAAATTACTATCAAGACAATGGTTTCTTTGATGTTAAGATTGACACATCTGTAGTTTACGACCATACAAAAAAGACAGCCAGCTTGACTTTCATCATAAATGAGGGTCAACCGTATAATGTTGAAAATGTTGAGATATTCGGTCTGAACTCAATTCCGGATTCGGTAAGGGAAATTGTCCTTAATTTAAAATTTCTCAAACCTGGGAATAGATTTAGGCGCATTGATGTTGAAGCGGAGATTCAACGCATATTAAATTTGCTCTACGATAATGGTTATCCAGATGCATACGTTGATAGAACAAGGGTTAGGGTTTTGATTGACAGCACGAGGAAAACCACTTCAATTTCAATACCATTTTACCCGAACGCAAGATTAGTGATAAAAAATATAAAAATTCTATTTGAAGATACGACAAGGTTAAAGGTCTCAGAAAATATAGTAAGGCGTGAGGTTGAATTTAAAACGGGGGAGTTTTATAATCGCAGTTTGATTTTGAAAACCGAGACGAATATATCTCAAACTGGTTTGTTTGAAAATGTCAGGATAAACATTGATAAGATAAATCAAACGGATAGTTTAAACCACTGCGATGTAATCATATCGGTTGCCCCGTTTAACAAGCATGATATATCACCAGCGATCTACTTCAGCGATGAAAGAAATGCCTTTAATGTTGGTGTTTCGCTTGATTATAGGAACAGAAATTTCCTCGGTGGTGGAAGACACTTTGCCTCAAGTGTAAGGTTTCAAATTCAAAGCTTGAACTTAAAAAAAATCCCAAACCTTGCAGACACAACAAGCGTCGGATTGGTTGAAACCGACCTTAGATTGGAACAACCTTATTTATTGGGGAGAAAAATGCCCGGACAGTTGGGTTTATCAATGACCCTTGATAAACAGAAAAGATATGTTTTGAACATTGTCAGAAACAGGTTAAGGTTTGCTTATAGAGCCATTGATTATTCTGCCTATTTTGATTGGGATATTGAAAGTGTGAATATAAAGTTTCAGTCCCAAGTAGACTCAACACTTGCAAAACTTTACCCCAGGCAAATTAACTCAATTTTAAGTTTAACCTTTCAACTTGACAAGGTAGATGATTTACTTTACCCGAGGTCGGGGCATTCCTATCTTGTCTCCGTTGAAGAAGGCGGGCTTTTACCATTTTTATTCGCACAAGCTGGACTTAAAGTTCAGCCATTCGCGCAGTATTACAAACTTACCTTTTTTTACAGGCGCTTTTTTAGTTTGAATAATTCAGTTTTCGGATTTAAATTTAAGCTAGGTTTTGCCAACGAGTATTTTCTAAAGTCAACTAAAGAGCTTGAGTTGAGTTCAATACCCATAAACAGGCGTTTTTTCGCAGGTGGGAGCGCAAGCGTTCGTGGCTGGAGGATAAGGGAACTTGGCACGGTTTCAAACCCATCGCTTGGTGGAAAAATTTTAATTGAAGCAAATTTTGAAAACAGAACAATCGTATGGAGAAATCTTGGTTTTGTCTTGTTTCTTGATACGGGGAATTTATGGGATGAACCACGGGATATCAAATTAAAATACCTTGCTGTAGCCGGTGGATTTGGGATCAGATATTTAACATTTTTCGGAGGTTTAAGATTTGATTTTGGCTTCAAGGTTTATGACCCCGGGGCTGAGAATAAATTCATATTTAACAAGACAGGGCTACAGATTTTAAAGGATATGATATTTCACATCGGCGTTGGTCAGACATTTTAA
- a CDS encoding S8 family peptidase — MKRAVNLGLILLFVALNIFFWGCGQPTDQGQINLTQQEKVLAPIYTAPEGEAIPGKYIVVLKDNVLPKGDFKSVAQAVAKVAGEIAKTYSLHLEHVYGFALKGFSAEIPQDKILALRSDPRIAYIEEDAKVYAFAQTLPWGIDRIDADISSTKAGDGTGSVTGVRVYIIDTGIQLNHPDLNVVGGVDFTGKGTADDGNGHGTHVAGIVGARDNGDYVVGVAPGVELFAVKVLGDDGSGSFSNVIAGVDFVTQQKLNNPSLPMVANMSLGARTGSKYNSLDNAVVNSINAGVVYAIAAGNDGADAKNYSPAHVKEAITVGAYDENNTFAYFSNWGSLLDLNAPGVRILSTYIGSSTATLSGTSMAAPHVAGTAALYLSRNPSATPQQVRDRLVADGKAWVKVNKPKTTNLSVYAGNY; from the coding sequence ATGAAGCGCGCTGTAAATCTTGGTTTAATTTTATTGTTTGTCGCATTAAATATCTTTTTTTGGGGTTGTGGACAACCAACGGATCAGGGTCAGATTAACTTAACGCAACAGGAAAAAGTTCTTGCACCAATTTATACCGCCCCAGAAGGTGAAGCAATACCTGGCAAATATATAGTTGTTCTTAAAGATAATGTTTTACCGAAGGGCGATTTCAAGAGTGTGGCACAAGCTGTTGCCAAAGTTGCTGGTGAGATTGCTAAAACATATAGTTTACATCTTGAACATGTCTATGGTTTTGCGCTTAAAGGATTTTCGGCCGAAATCCCTCAGGATAAAATTTTAGCTCTTAGAAGTGACCCGAGGATCGCATATATTGAAGAGGACGCTAAAGTTTATGCTTTTGCTCAGACATTGCCTTGGGGGATTGATAGAATTGATGCTGATATAAGTTCAACTAAAGCGGGTGATGGAACTGGTAGTGTAACTGGCGTAAGGGTTTATATAATTGATACCGGAATTCAACTTAATCATCCCGATTTGAATGTTGTTGGTGGTGTTGATTTTACAGGTAAAGGAACAGCTGATGATGGAAATGGGCATGGAACACATGTGGCTGGGATTGTTGGAGCCAGGGATAATGGAGATTATGTTGTTGGAGTTGCTCCAGGGGTTGAACTTTTTGCGGTAAAGGTTCTTGGTGATGATGGTTCGGGAAGTTTTTCAAATGTAATAGCTGGGGTTGATTTCGTGACACAACAAAAACTTAACAATCCGTCTCTTCCCATGGTTGCAAATATGAGCTTAGGCGCAAGAACGGGATCAAAATATAACTCGCTTGATAACGCCGTTGTTAACTCAATCAATGCGGGTGTTGTTTATGCTATAGCTGCTGGAAATGACGGTGCCGACGCGAAAAATTACAGCCCTGCTCATGTAAAGGAAGCAATCACTGTTGGAGCATACGATGAAAATAATACATTCGCTTATTTTTCAAATTGGGGTAGTTTACTCGATTTAAATGCTCCCGGGGTTAGGATTCTCTCAACTTACATAGGTAGTTCAACTGCAACTTTGAGTGGAACCTCAATGGCAGCTCCACATGTTGCGGGAACAGCTGCGCTTTATCTTTCAAGAAATCCAAGTGCAACGCCTCAACAAGTGAGAGACCGTCTTGTTGCTGATGGAAAGGCTTGGGTGAAAGTTAATAAACCAAAGACGACGAATTTGTCGGTTTATGCCGGAAATTATTAA
- a CDS encoding ABC transporter permease produces MLGSYTTFIAWRYLKSKRKIALITIISLISLIGVTIGVSALIIVLSVFNGFNGLVTRILVEFDPHIRIEKKLGIEDKELASIEKVIKDIPQVKGYSPFITSKAMLISDRNNRVVYVKGIDPGKAGLVSGLPEKIVLGNFDLFDSGGLPKIILGLTISDHVNALVGDTVTLVSPSFGTFGLVQPNVRKFVVSGIFESNNKDYDGYYVFVSVKSAQSLFDMRGKINGVEIRLYNINDSERIKKILQSHLGDKFQVKTWYDLHKDLYSVMQIERWVAYVILLLIIFVATFNILGSLTMSVIEKTRDIGILKAMGARNSDIVKIFIFEGLIIGLIGTVLGGLIGYIVCYIQQRYHIFPLDPTVYIIPSLPVEMHLSDFVVVGLGAIVLCLLASYYPAKRASRVIPSEALRWE; encoded by the coding sequence ATGCTTGGCTCATATACAACATTCATAGCGTGGAGATATTTGAAGTCAAAGCGAAAAATCGCTTTGATCACGATTATAAGTTTGATTTCCCTCATCGGTGTTACAATTGGTGTTTCAGCCCTCATCATTGTGCTTTCCGTCTTTAATGGATTTAATGGTCTTGTCACGCGAATACTTGTTGAATTTGACCCACATATAAGAATAGAGAAAAAGCTCGGAATTGAAGATAAAGAATTGGCTTCAATTGAAAAAGTGATAAAAGATATCCCGCAAGTGAAAGGCTATTCCCCTTTTATAACGAGCAAGGCAATGCTTATCTCTGATAGAAATAATAGGGTTGTTTATGTCAAAGGTATAGACCCTGGAAAAGCTGGGCTTGTTTCCGGACTTCCTGAAAAAATTGTACTTGGTAATTTTGACCTTTTTGATTCCGGTGGACTTCCCAAAATCATTCTCGGCTTAACGATCTCAGACCATGTGAATGCTTTGGTTGGGGATACTGTTACGCTTGTAAGCCCAAGTTTTGGCACTTTCGGGCTAGTTCAACCCAATGTTAGAAAATTTGTTGTTTCGGGAATTTTTGAATCAAATAACAAGGATTATGATGGATATTACGTTTTCGTTTCTGTTAAGTCAGCACAAAGTTTGTTTGACATGAGGGGTAAAATTAACGGCGTTGAAATTCGGCTTTATAACATCAATGACTCTGAGAGGATAAAAAAGATCCTTCAATCTCATCTTGGAGATAAATTTCAAGTTAAAACATGGTATGATTTACACAAAGACCTATATTCGGTTATGCAAATTGAAAGATGGGTAGCATATGTGATACTTTTGCTTATAATTTTTGTGGCGACATTTAACATTCTTGGCTCGTTGACAATGTCTGTAATTGAAAAAACGAGGGATATTGGAATTTTAAAGGCGATGGGGGCAAGGAATTCTGACATTGTTAAAATTTTTATCTTTGAGGGTTTAATAATCGGCTTAATCGGGACCGTTCTTGGAGGTTTAATTGGGTATATTGTCTGTTACATTCAACAAAGATATCACATCTTTCCGCTTGATCCAACCGTTTATATCATACCTTCACTTCCAGTTGAGATGCATTTGTCGGATTTCGTCGTTGTTGGGCTTGGTGCGATAGTTCTTTGTTTGCTTGCCTCATATTATCCCGCAAAAAGAGCTAGCAGAGTCATACCTTCCGAAGCTTTAAGGTGGGAATAG